A stretch of Gouania willdenowi chromosome 21, fGouWil2.1, whole genome shotgun sequence DNA encodes these proteins:
- the lmo7a gene encoding LIM domain only protein 7 isoform X7: MEWREQSYVSCDEAFSEAQRWIEAVTKKKFGSNNFRSELENGVLLCELINRIKPGVVRRVNRLPTPIAGLDNLNVFLRACGKLGLKEAQLFHPGDLQDLSTRVTVKHEETCRRLKNVLITIYWLGRRAQSDHFYDGPYLNFKAFEGLLGTALYKALQDTSSQKGGSIRDSGFGDRWYSEREELNHLRAGGGGGGGRHRRDDSSDSLDSLGSRPHSVSSETTVKGSSEGCCSDAEVEFVFRMADKDSKAYRRSLVLTPKTTAQFNQFLPTKDKQPSYVPAPLRKKRAERNEESRRSWASSGYAEDEGTLTSNRETKLSSECQAYSRVSCSALPAAHLQSVYDYESGSDSDTERPDPDLVLDDLASRRFHSPSPATPTNFAVPVSPLTGCESGPWPKVTVTSSVAPEPNVSYLRQQETQESTNGSKSTSDIDSNPSVTRLQRYEELQKYREQIKDSDDKWQDDLSKWKSRRRSVNSDIVKKKEEREQIEQITTTSSRRSKTFREMQEERENNRSRFSSIDILKDDDVFERPAISLRSRTLPTRSYTIDTPYSSGTSASHPKEEEPPSASLATGRASSPLTTHSIDRVDGPAGRKSPTSITSNSSTNSYQSSVAAPSQKSPVLLRSRSTKTEENTSVVSSTSSLQRLPQPSRPLSGTSFFGSQFKQPQLNTMQPNPPAVSRVSASLPRSYQKMDSARLTSVVTPRPFGAQASRISSLSRTNPMDNSQKPINGEVSASKKSLVPSRYHQFMTPEDEEQSSSAHSSEDEEEQSEKEERSTSSVQVVSSTQNISPVAPQVKREAPVIPAAAKESSQESRSEMRISLNQKPNSSRDFGFQATWDSTGARVTSVQPGSPAQMCQLQPGDEVLTVNGHKVAELSYTEWKSQLEEALQEGSLVMDISREGQNMWDRNQPSLPFRSHKTLNLTSMDHPILLGSTETNPIKPSLDFTSRVPSASLQTPNILAHQVIDVASNGVNGGFREESVTMRNKESEPISLKNLKRRSEFFEKVGPESTMPEIPVPPITPSSRWSWDPEEERRRQEKWQKEQERLLQEKYKRDHEKLQEEWERAQQEIAQHTPSSLEANDQTVSLRSAESPFSQPTSLLWEAEEDRERKEEQERQRQAEEKRKREEEERELQRLREERARRERQEEEERKRREEEELQWQRKREDEERKRREEEELQLQRKREEERNRREEELRWQKKREEEEEKRRREEEELRWQRKKEEEEERRRQEAEQQRRERERVMEQQQWAGGSPAFFSPQPLLSFTDRTKSKSSPQLDEVDTSQSKVTGSGLGERKGSQSVSQAELDRQQILNEMKKKAPLLTDSSWIRQRSASSASNKDSDIPPMRRGESLDNLNNSWRSSWTPRGNSHVQNYARPHSALSGRTSFFGGGSGPQRPASTLPSSYSMSSMRGGAGTPTSAWSASSPSPTTSPEPWDGHQQRNRSVSGKKICTFCENPLGKGAAMIIESLGLCYHLSCFKCYDCKSDLGGSEAGAEVRIRNKQLYCNNCYMGFKSSQPTSM, encoded by the exons ACACGAAGAGACCTGCAGAAGACTAAAAAAT GTGTTGATTACCATTTACTGGCTTGGCAGAAGAGCTCAGAGTGATCATTTCTACGATGGGCCTTACCTGAATTTCAAAGCATTTGAAGGATTATTGGGCACAGCGCTATACAAG GCTCTACAAGACACTTCCAGCCAGAAAGGCGGCAGCATCAGAGACAGCGGTTTTGGAGACAGGTGGTACTCAGAGCGAGAGGAGCTCAACCATCTGAGagcagggggaggaggaggaggaggaagacacAGGAGAGACGACTCTTCGGACAGCTTGGACTCTCTGGGCTCCCGACCTCACAGCGTTTCATCAGAGACCACTGTTAAAGGCAGCAGCGAAG GTTGTTGTAGTGACGCTGAGGTAGAATTCGTCTTCAGGATGGCCGACAAGGATTCTAAAGCTTACCGTCGATCTTTGGTTCTCACACCGAAAACCACTGCCCAGTTCAACCAGTTCCTGCCAACTAAAGACAAACAGCCAAGTTACGTACCTGCACCATTGAGGAAGAAACGGGCTGAACGCAATGAGGAGAGTCGACGCAGCTGGGCAAGTTCCGGTTACGCAGAAGACGAAGGCACTCTCACAAG CAACAGAGAGACAAAGCTTTCTTCTGAATGCCAAGCTTACAGTCGAGTATCCTGCAGTGCTTTGCCCGCAGCTCATCTCCAGTCGGTGTACGATTACGAAAGTGGCAGTGACTCGGACACAGAGCGACCGGACCCTGATCTGGTTTTGGATGACCTGGCCAGCAGACGATTTCACAGCCCCTCCCCCGCTACACCCACCAACTTTGCTGTGCCCGTCAGTCCCCTGACAGGGTGTGAAAGTGGCCCCTGGCCCAAGGTCACTGTGACTTCCTCTGTTGCCCCCGAACCAAATGTGTCCTACCTCAG ACAGCAAGAAACGCAAGAGAGTACCAATGG GAGTAAATCAACAAGTGATATTGATAGCAACCCTTCAGTGACCCGTCTGCAACGCTATGAGGAGCTGCAGAAGTATCGAGAGCAGATCAAAGACAGCGATGACAAGTGGCAGGAC GATCTGAGCAAATGGAAAAGCCGACGACGAAGTGTCAATTCTGACATagtgaagaagaaggaggaaagGGAGCAAATTGAGCAGATTACGACTACCAGCAGTAGAAGGTCCAAGACCTTTAGGGAGATGCAAGAGGAGAG AGAAAACAACAGAAGTCGTTTCAGTTCAATCGATATCTTAAAAGACGACGACGTGTTTGAGAGGCCAGCCATTTCCTTACGTTCCAGAACTCTTCCTACCAGAAGCTACACTATTGACACTCCGTACTCCTCAGGAACTTCTGCGTCCCATCCGAAAGAGGAAGAACCCCCCTCAGCTTCCCTGGCCACAGGCAGGGCTTCTTCCCCTCTTACAACACACAGCATTGACAGAGTAGACGGTCCTGCAGGTAGAAAGTCTCCAACCAGCATCACTTCCAACAGCTCTACTAACAGCTATCAGTCATCTGTAGCTGCCCCCTCGCAGAAGAGTCCAGTCTTACTACGCTCCAGATCTACAAAAACAGAAGAGAACACCAGCGTTGTTTCCTCCACCAGCTCGCTGCAAAGGTTACCTCAACCAAGTCGCCCATTGTCAGGCACTTCCTTCTTTGGCTCTCAGTTCAAACAACCACAGCTCAACACAATGCAACCAAACCCTCCCGCAGTGTCTCGGGTGTCCGCCTCCCTCCCCAGGAGCTACCAGAAAATGGACAGCGCACGTCTCACTTCAGTTGTCACGCCCAGGCCATTCGGAGCCCAAGCTTCACGCATCTCTTCTCTTTCCCGAACTAATCCA ATGGACAACTCGCAAAAACCCATTAACGGCGAAGTCAGTGCTTCCAAGAAGTCGTTGGTGCCAAGCCGGTATCACCAGTTCATGACACCTGAGGATGAAGAGCAGTCTAGCTCCGCCCACAGCAGTGAAGACGAGGAAGAACAGTCAGAGAAGGAAGAGCGTAGCACCAGCTCGGTGCAAGTCGTCTCCTCCACTCAGAACATCTCACCTGTGGCTCCTCAGGTTAAGCGTGAGGCTCCTGTGATTCCTGCGGCAGCCAAAGAAAGCAGCCAG GAAAGTCGCAGCGAGATGAGAATCAGCCTGAACCAGAAGCCCAACAGCAGCAGAGATTTCGGTTTCCAGGCAACCTGGGACTCAACAGGAGCTCGAGTCACATCCGTCCAACCAG GCAGTCCAGCCCAGATGTGCCAGCTGCAGCCTGGGGATGAGGTGCTGACTGTGAATGGACACAAGGTGGCAGAACTGAGTTACACAGAGTGGAAGTCTCAGCTGGAGGAAGCTCTGCAGGAGGGCAGCCTGGTCATGGACATCAGCCGTGAGGGTCAAAACA TGTGGGACAGAAACCAACCTTCCCTGCCATTTAGAAGCCATAAGACCCTCAATCTGACCAGCATGGATCATCCAATACTTCTAGGTTCCACTGAGACCAACCCCATCAAACCCAGCCTGGATTTCACTTCACGCGTTCCCTCTGCAAGCCTGCAAACGCCAAATATTCTGGCTCACCAGGTCATT GATGTGGCGTCTAATGGTGTTAATGGAGGTTTTCGAGAGGAGTCTGTGACCATGAGGAACAAAG AATCAGAGCCCATATCTCTGAAAAACTTAAAACGGAGGTCAGAGTTTTTTGAAAAAG TGGGACCAGAGTCTACGATGCCAGAA ATACCTGTTCCCCCAATCACTCCATCCTCCCGGTGGTCCTGGGACCCAGAAGAAGAGCGCAGAAGACAGGAGAAATGGCAGAAAGAACAAGAGCGTCTGCTACAG GAGAAATACAAGCGTGATCATGAGAAACTGCAGGAGGAATGGGAGAGGGCTCAGCAGGAAATCGCACAACACACG CCCAGCAGTCTTGAGGCGAACGACCAAACCGTCAGCTTACGTTCAGCTGAATCACCCTTCAGCCAGCCCACATCTCTGCTGTGGGAGGCCGAGGAGGACAGGGAGAGAAAAGAGGAGCAGGAGCGCCAAAGACAGGCAGAAGAGAAGAGGAAAAGGGAAGAGGAGGAACGAGAGCTGCAGCGACTTCGGGAGGAAAGGGCGAGGAGAgagaggcaggaggaggaggagagaaaaaggagggaggaagaggagctgcAGTGGCAAAGAAAGAGAGAGGacgaggagaggaagaggagggaagAAGAGGAGCTGCAATTGCAAAGaaagagagaggaggagaggaaTAGGAGGGAAGAAGAACTCAGAtggcaaaaaaagagagaggaagaggaggagaagaggagAAGGGAAGAAGAAGAGCTGAGAtggcaaagaaagaaagaggaagaggaggagaggaggcgacaggaggcagagcagcagcgcagagagagggagagagtgatggagcagcagcagtg GGCTGGAGGCTCCCCCGCCTTTTTCAGTCCCCAGCCTCTGCTGTCCTTCACAGACAG GACAAAGTCAAAGTCCTCTCCTCAGCTTGATGAAGTGGATACATCTCAGTCCAAAG TCACAGGAAGTGGACTTGGTGAGAGGAAGGGTTCGCAGTCTGTGTCTCAGGCTGAGCTGGATCGCCAGCAGATCCTCAACGAGATGAAAAAGAAGGCGCCGCTACTGACAGACAGCAGCTGGATCCGCCAGCGCTCCGCTAGCTCCGCCTCCAACAAGGACAGCGACATACCGCCGATGCGCAG AGGCGAGTCCCTCGACAACTTGAACAACTCATGGCGCTCATCTTGGACACCCAGAGGCAACTCACATGTCCAAAACTACGCTCGGCCTCACTCTGCGCTTTCTGGCCGCACTTCTTTTTTTGGTGGTGGCTCTGGGCCCCAGAGGCCCGCTTCCACTTTGCCCTCGTCTTACTCCATGAGCTCTATGAGGGGTGGGGCTGGAACGCCCACGTCTGCTTGGTCAGCCTCCTCTCCATCGCCCACCACCTCACCAGAACCATGGGATGGCCATCAGCAGCGGAACAG GTCAGTGAGTGGAAAGAAAATCTGTACATTCTGTGAGAACCCGCTGGGAAAAGGAGCCGCCATGATCATCGAGTCCCTGGGGCTCTGTTATCATTTGAGCTGTTTTAAG TGTTATGACTGTAAATCTGACCTTGGAGGATCAGAGGCCGGGGCAGAGGTTAGGATACGGAACAAACAGCTCTACTGTAACAACTGCTACATGGGATTCAAGA
- the lmo7a gene encoding LIM domain only protein 7 isoform X13, producing the protein MEWREQSYVSCDEAFSEAQRWIEAVTKKKFGSNNFRSELENGVLLCELINRIKPGVVRRVNRLPTPIAGLDNLNVFLRACGKLGLKEAQLFHPGDLQDLSTRVTVKHEETCRRLKNVLITIYWLGRRAQSDHFYDGPYLNFKAFEGLLGTALYKALQDTSSQKGGSIRDSGFGDRWYSEREELNHLRAGGGGGGGRHRRDDSSDSLDSLGSRPHSVSSETTVKGSSEGCCSDAEVEFVFRMADKDSKAYRRSLVLTPKTTAQFNQFLPTKDKQPSYVPAPLRKKRAERNEESRRSWASSGYAEDEGTLTRSKSTSDIDSNPSVTRLQRYEELQKYREQIKDSDDKWQDDLSKWKSRRRSVNSDIVKKKEEREQIEQITTTSSRRSKTFREMQEERENNRSRFSSIDILKDDDVFERPAISLRSRTLPTRSYTIDTPYSSGTSASHPKEEEPPSASLATGRASSPLTTHSIDRVDGPAGRKSPTSITSNSSTNSYQSSVAAPSQKSPVLLRSRSTKTEENTSVVSSTSSLQRLPQPSRPLSGTSFFGSQFKQPQLNTMQPNPPAVSRVSASLPRSYQKMDSARLTSVVTPRPFGAQASRISSLSRTNPMDNSQKPINGEVSASKKSLVPSRYHQFMTPEDEEQSSSAHSSEDEEEQSEKEERSTSSVQVVSSTQNISPVAPQVKREAPVIPAAAKESSQESRSEMRISLNQKPNSSRDFGFQATWDSTGARVTSVQPGSPAQMCQLQPGDEVLTVNGHKVAELSYTEWKSQLEEALQEGSLVMDISREGQNMWDRNQPSLPFRSHKTLNLTSMDHPILLGSTETNPIKPSLDFTSRVPSASLQTPNILAHQVIDVASNGVNGGFREESVTMRNKESEPISLKNLKRRSEFFEKVGPESTMPEIPVPPITPSSRWSWDPEEERRRQEKWQKEQERLLQEKYKRDHEKLQEEWERAQQEIAQHTPSSLEANDQTVSLRSAESPFSQPTSLLWEAEEDRERKEEQERQRQAEEKRKREEEERELQRLREERARRERQEEEERKRREEEELQWQRKREDEERKRREEEELQLQRKREEERNRREEELRWQKKREEEEEKRRREEEELRWQRKKEEEEERRRQEAEQQRRERERVMEQQQWAGGSPAFFSPQPLLSFTDRTKSKSSPQLDEVDTSQSKGMYVQTGSMAYCLLEEQLRRVHDRLALSERAASELELQQRRHILSVMRYREPERVTGSGLGERKGSQSVSQAELDRQQILNEMKKKAPLLTDSSWIRQRSASSASNKDSDIPPMRRGESLDNLNNSWRSSWTPRGNSHVQNYARPHSALSGRTSFFGGGSGPQRPASTLPSSYSMSSMRGGAGTPTSAWSASSPSPTTSPEPWDGHQQRNRSVSGKKICTFCENPLGKGAAMIIESLGLCYHLSCFKCYDCKSDLGGSEAGAEVRIRNKQLYCNNCYMGFKSSQPTSM; encoded by the exons ACACGAAGAGACCTGCAGAAGACTAAAAAAT GTGTTGATTACCATTTACTGGCTTGGCAGAAGAGCTCAGAGTGATCATTTCTACGATGGGCCTTACCTGAATTTCAAAGCATTTGAAGGATTATTGGGCACAGCGCTATACAAG GCTCTACAAGACACTTCCAGCCAGAAAGGCGGCAGCATCAGAGACAGCGGTTTTGGAGACAGGTGGTACTCAGAGCGAGAGGAGCTCAACCATCTGAGagcagggggaggaggaggaggaggaagacacAGGAGAGACGACTCTTCGGACAGCTTGGACTCTCTGGGCTCCCGACCTCACAGCGTTTCATCAGAGACCACTGTTAAAGGCAGCAGCGAAG GTTGTTGTAGTGACGCTGAGGTAGAATTCGTCTTCAGGATGGCCGACAAGGATTCTAAAGCTTACCGTCGATCTTTGGTTCTCACACCGAAAACCACTGCCCAGTTCAACCAGTTCCTGCCAACTAAAGACAAACAGCCAAGTTACGTACCTGCACCATTGAGGAAGAAACGGGCTGAACGCAATGAGGAGAGTCGACGCAGCTGGGCAAGTTCCGGTTACGCAGAAGACGAAGGCACTCTCACAAG GAGTAAATCAACAAGTGATATTGATAGCAACCCTTCAGTGACCCGTCTGCAACGCTATGAGGAGCTGCAGAAGTATCGAGAGCAGATCAAAGACAGCGATGACAAGTGGCAGGAC GATCTGAGCAAATGGAAAAGCCGACGACGAAGTGTCAATTCTGACATagtgaagaagaaggaggaaagGGAGCAAATTGAGCAGATTACGACTACCAGCAGTAGAAGGTCCAAGACCTTTAGGGAGATGCAAGAGGAGAG AGAAAACAACAGAAGTCGTTTCAGTTCAATCGATATCTTAAAAGACGACGACGTGTTTGAGAGGCCAGCCATTTCCTTACGTTCCAGAACTCTTCCTACCAGAAGCTACACTATTGACACTCCGTACTCCTCAGGAACTTCTGCGTCCCATCCGAAAGAGGAAGAACCCCCCTCAGCTTCCCTGGCCACAGGCAGGGCTTCTTCCCCTCTTACAACACACAGCATTGACAGAGTAGACGGTCCTGCAGGTAGAAAGTCTCCAACCAGCATCACTTCCAACAGCTCTACTAACAGCTATCAGTCATCTGTAGCTGCCCCCTCGCAGAAGAGTCCAGTCTTACTACGCTCCAGATCTACAAAAACAGAAGAGAACACCAGCGTTGTTTCCTCCACCAGCTCGCTGCAAAGGTTACCTCAACCAAGTCGCCCATTGTCAGGCACTTCCTTCTTTGGCTCTCAGTTCAAACAACCACAGCTCAACACAATGCAACCAAACCCTCCCGCAGTGTCTCGGGTGTCCGCCTCCCTCCCCAGGAGCTACCAGAAAATGGACAGCGCACGTCTCACTTCAGTTGTCACGCCCAGGCCATTCGGAGCCCAAGCTTCACGCATCTCTTCTCTTTCCCGAACTAATCCA ATGGACAACTCGCAAAAACCCATTAACGGCGAAGTCAGTGCTTCCAAGAAGTCGTTGGTGCCAAGCCGGTATCACCAGTTCATGACACCTGAGGATGAAGAGCAGTCTAGCTCCGCCCACAGCAGTGAAGACGAGGAAGAACAGTCAGAGAAGGAAGAGCGTAGCACCAGCTCGGTGCAAGTCGTCTCCTCCACTCAGAACATCTCACCTGTGGCTCCTCAGGTTAAGCGTGAGGCTCCTGTGATTCCTGCGGCAGCCAAAGAAAGCAGCCAG GAAAGTCGCAGCGAGATGAGAATCAGCCTGAACCAGAAGCCCAACAGCAGCAGAGATTTCGGTTTCCAGGCAACCTGGGACTCAACAGGAGCTCGAGTCACATCCGTCCAACCAG GCAGTCCAGCCCAGATGTGCCAGCTGCAGCCTGGGGATGAGGTGCTGACTGTGAATGGACACAAGGTGGCAGAACTGAGTTACACAGAGTGGAAGTCTCAGCTGGAGGAAGCTCTGCAGGAGGGCAGCCTGGTCATGGACATCAGCCGTGAGGGTCAAAACA TGTGGGACAGAAACCAACCTTCCCTGCCATTTAGAAGCCATAAGACCCTCAATCTGACCAGCATGGATCATCCAATACTTCTAGGTTCCACTGAGACCAACCCCATCAAACCCAGCCTGGATTTCACTTCACGCGTTCCCTCTGCAAGCCTGCAAACGCCAAATATTCTGGCTCACCAGGTCATT GATGTGGCGTCTAATGGTGTTAATGGAGGTTTTCGAGAGGAGTCTGTGACCATGAGGAACAAAG AATCAGAGCCCATATCTCTGAAAAACTTAAAACGGAGGTCAGAGTTTTTTGAAAAAG TGGGACCAGAGTCTACGATGCCAGAA ATACCTGTTCCCCCAATCACTCCATCCTCCCGGTGGTCCTGGGACCCAGAAGAAGAGCGCAGAAGACAGGAGAAATGGCAGAAAGAACAAGAGCGTCTGCTACAG GAGAAATACAAGCGTGATCATGAGAAACTGCAGGAGGAATGGGAGAGGGCTCAGCAGGAAATCGCACAACACACG CCCAGCAGTCTTGAGGCGAACGACCAAACCGTCAGCTTACGTTCAGCTGAATCACCCTTCAGCCAGCCCACATCTCTGCTGTGGGAGGCCGAGGAGGACAGGGAGAGAAAAGAGGAGCAGGAGCGCCAAAGACAGGCAGAAGAGAAGAGGAAAAGGGAAGAGGAGGAACGAGAGCTGCAGCGACTTCGGGAGGAAAGGGCGAGGAGAgagaggcaggaggaggaggagagaaaaaggagggaggaagaggagctgcAGTGGCAAAGAAAGAGAGAGGacgaggagaggaagaggagggaagAAGAGGAGCTGCAATTGCAAAGaaagagagaggaggagaggaaTAGGAGGGAAGAAGAACTCAGAtggcaaaaaaagagagaggaagaggaggagaagaggagAAGGGAAGAAGAAGAGCTGAGAtggcaaagaaagaaagaggaagaggaggagaggaggcgacaggaggcagagcagcagcgcagagagagggagagagtgatggagcagcagcagtg GGCTGGAGGCTCCCCCGCCTTTTTCAGTCCCCAGCCTCTGCTGTCCTTCACAGACAG GACAAAGTCAAAGTCCTCTCCTCAGCTTGATGAAGTGGATACATCTCAGTCCAAAG GTATGTATGTGCAGACTGGCAGCATGGCTTACTGTCTGCTGGAAGAGCAGCTGAGGAGGGTACATGACAGGCTGGCTCTGAGTGAGAGGGCTGCTTCAGAGCTGGAGCTGCAGCAGCGCAGACACATCCTCAGTGTCATGAGATACAGAGAGCCTGAGAGAG TCACAGGAAGTGGACTTGGTGAGAGGAAGGGTTCGCAGTCTGTGTCTCAGGCTGAGCTGGATCGCCAGCAGATCCTCAACGAGATGAAAAAGAAGGCGCCGCTACTGACAGACAGCAGCTGGATCCGCCAGCGCTCCGCTAGCTCCGCCTCCAACAAGGACAGCGACATACCGCCGATGCGCAG AGGCGAGTCCCTCGACAACTTGAACAACTCATGGCGCTCATCTTGGACACCCAGAGGCAACTCACATGTCCAAAACTACGCTCGGCCTCACTCTGCGCTTTCTGGCCGCACTTCTTTTTTTGGTGGTGGCTCTGGGCCCCAGAGGCCCGCTTCCACTTTGCCCTCGTCTTACTCCATGAGCTCTATGAGGGGTGGGGCTGGAACGCCCACGTCTGCTTGGTCAGCCTCCTCTCCATCGCCCACCACCTCACCAGAACCATGGGATGGCCATCAGCAGCGGAACAG GTCAGTGAGTGGAAAGAAAATCTGTACATTCTGTGAGAACCCGCTGGGAAAAGGAGCCGCCATGATCATCGAGTCCCTGGGGCTCTGTTATCATTTGAGCTGTTTTAAG TGTTATGACTGTAAATCTGACCTTGGAGGATCAGAGGCCGGGGCAGAGGTTAGGATACGGAACAAACAGCTCTACTGTAACAACTGCTACATGGGATTCAAGA